In Plasmodium gaboni strain SY75 chromosome 14, whole genome shotgun sequence, one genomic interval encodes:
- a CDS encoding hypothetical protein (conserved Plasmodium protein, unknown function), whose protein sequence is MTFLKAKKYLFFFYLCSSLLSSRYTFNSNFIYDNKKFISNLFMFKEKYVEGSNILSCYEEICGYNKYNKMNEYGKLIAKDINNIFISKNKCVVNNIERREMNINFVLYNIISQINEIINLFNYNTIKNNKNIFKVLLVKDFFLTYMKKENKNYIGRELNDGEKMKYANIEIKQKECFRNVRILNEEKCFLNCGNGNCVNSHGYEYCNCPEGFSSNPEKNFECEEHCKVNNGGCDKDSICEPVLSVDEEKNNVVKGVGVICKCKNGNTKYNGYYCG, encoded by the exons ATGACATTTCTGAAGGCGAAAAAAtatcttttctttttttatttgtgtAGCTCTTTACTTTCTTCGAGATATACTTTTAACAGTAactttatatatgataataaaaaatttatatctaacctttttatgtttaaagaaaaatatgtaGAGGGTTCAAATATACTTAGTTGCTATGAGGAAATATGTGgttataataaatataataaaatgaatgaaTATGGAAAGTTAATTGCAAAAGACataaacaatatatttattagtaaaaataaatgtgtggtaaataatatagaaagaagagaaatgaatataaattttgttctgtataatattatatcacaaataaatgaaattataaatttatttaattataatacgataaaaaataataagaatatattcAAGGTATTATTAg TGAAAGATTTCtttttaacatatatgaaaaaagaaaataaaaattatatagGAAGAGAATTAAATGATGgagaaaaaatgaaatatgctaatatagaaataaaacAGAAAGAATGTTTTAGAAATGTCCGAAttttaaatgaagaaaaatgttttttaaaTTGTGGAAATGGTAATTGTGTGAATTCTCATGGATATGAATATTGTAATTGTCCAGAAGGTTTTTCAAGTAATCCTGAAAAAAATTTCGAATGTGAAGAACATTGTAAGGTAAACAATGGAGGATGTGACAAGGACTCGATATGTGAACCTGTTTTATCTGTggatgaagaaaaaaataatgttgTAAAGGGAGTTGGTGTTATATGTAAATGTAAAAATGgaaatacaaaatataatggATATTATTGTGGTTAG